The Oryza glaberrima chromosome 9, OglaRS2, whole genome shotgun sequence genome includes a window with the following:
- the LOC127785268 gene encoding uncharacterized protein LOC127785268, whose product MAHATRQATTSRSRPSEGGDRSSTMARRRLAAATTTVPAIGVLILLLALAPSPATATVPARRSAVSYYASVENRLPAAAGMELVCRALGPGFDVYPELSVVPRGRVPRGGARVAEVLIEPGPERVAWVLCSWGYEGNYLANLKLFDTEWPEAAACQDPAASGGELCRLVFEDDAVSVVAPGGERRVVGDLPVKRCRRHWLLFSTGCTYPDHPNPYAGRLLRNALEFFAV is encoded by the coding sequence ATGGCCCACGCAACGCGCCAAGCCACCACATCACGTTCGCGCCCAAGCGAGGGCGGCGACCGATCGTCGAccatggcgcgccgccgcctcgccgcggcgacgacgaccgtgCCGGCGATCGgcgtcctcatcctcctcctcgcattggcgccgtcgccggcgacggccacggTGCCCGCCCGCCGCAGCGCCGTGTCCTACTACGCCTCGGTGGAGaaccgcctccccgccgcggccggcaTGGAGCTCGTCTGCCGCGCGCTCGGCCCGGGATTCGACGTCTACCCGGAGCTCAGCGTGGTGCCGCGCGGCCGCgttccccgcggcggcgcgcgcgtcgccgAGGTCCTCATCGAGCCGGGGCCCGAGCGGGTCGCCTGGGTGCTCTGCAGCTGGGGCTACGAGGGGAACTACCTCGCCAACCTGAAGCTGTTCGACACCGagtggccggaggcggcggcgtgccaggacccggcggcgagcggcggcgagctgtgCCGCCTCGTGTTCGAGGACGACGCGGTGTCCGTCGTGGcgcccggcggcgagcggcgcgtcgTCGGCGACCTGCCGGTGAAGCGCTGCCGGCGACACTGGCTGCTGTTCAGCACCGGGTGCACGTACCCCGACCACCCAAACCCGTACGCCGGCCGGCTCCTCCGCAACGCCTTGGAGTTCTTCGCCGTCTGA
- the LOC127785350 gene encoding phosphoenolpyruvate/phosphate translocator 1, chloroplastic: MQSAAAVGLLRPCGATTAAAPLQLRNPSPRGFGVGVGQPLLPPRGLRLSAVAPRAGISARRIGLVPVSPEQEDERRRGARDVAVAATAAAAGEAGAEEGGGLAKTLQLGALFGLWYLFNIYFNIYNKQVLKVFPYPINITNVQFAVGTVIALFMWITGILKRPKISGAQLAAILPLAMVHTMGNLFTNMSLGKVAVSFTHTIKAMEPFFSVLLSALFLGEMPTPFVVLSLVPIVGGVALASLTEASFNWAGFWSAMASNVTFQSRNVLSKKLMVKKEESLDNITLFSIITVMSFFLLAPVTLLTEGVKVTPTVLQSAGLNLKQIYTRSLIAAFCFHAYQQVSYMILARVSPVTHSVGNCVKRVVVIVTSVLFFRTPVSPINSLGTGVALAGVFLYSQLKRLKPKPKTA, encoded by the exons ATGCAGAGCGCGGCGGCCGTCGGGCTCCTCCGGCCatgcggcgccaccaccgccgccgccccgctccaGCTCCGCAACCCTAGCCCCCGGGGCTTCGGCGTCGGAGTCGGGCAGCCGCTGCTCCCGCCGAGGGGGCTCCGCCTCTCCGCCGTGGCCCCGCGCGCGGGCATCTCCGCCCGGCGCATCGGGCTCGTGCCGGTCTCCCCGGAGCAGGaggatgagcggcggcggggcgcacgcgacgtggccgtggcggcgacagcggcggcggcgggtgaggcAGGGGCGGAGGAGGGTGGAGGGCTCGCGAAGACGCTGCAGCTCGGCGCGCTCTTCGGGCTGTGGTACCTCTTCAACATCTACTTCAACATCTACAACAAGCAG GTTTTGAAGGTTTTTCCATACCCCATAAACATCACAAATGTCCAGTTTGCTGTCGGCACTGTCATTGCTCTGTTCATGTGGATTACCGGTATCCTTAAAAGACCAAAGATCTCCGGTGCGCAG CTTGCTGCTATCCTTCCTCTCGCTATGGTCCACACCATGGGCAATCTTTTCACGAACATGAGCCTTGGAAAGGTTGCAGTGTCATTTACACATACTATCAAGGCTATGGAGCCTTTCTTTTCAGTTCTGCTTTCAGCACTTTTCCTCGGAGAG ATGCCTACTCCTTTTGTTGTATTGTCTCTTGTTCCAATTGTTGGTGGTGTGGCATTGGCATCTCTTACTGAAGCTTCATTTAACTG GGCTGGATTTTGGAGTGCAATGGCCTCAAATGTCACCTTCCAGTCAAGGAATGTGTTGAGCAAGAAGCTTATGGTGAAGAAGGAG GAATCTCTGGACAACATTACCCTCTTCTCAATCATTACAGTGATGTCATTCTTCCTCTTGGCCCCAGTAACCTTGCTAACAGAGGGTGTCAAAGTCACTCCGACAGTTCTGCAGTCTGCT GGTCTGAACTTAAAACAGATATACACAAGGTCACTGATTGCTGCGTTCTGTTTCCATGCATACCAACAG GTGTCGTACATGATCCTGGCAAGAGTGTCCCCTGTTACTCACTCGGTGGGTAACTGTGTCAAGCGAGTGGTGGTCATTGTGACATCCGTTCTGTTCTTCCGCACCCCTGTTTCGCCTATCAACTCTCTGG GAACCGGAGTTGCTCTTGCCGGAGTTTTCCTGTACTCACAATTGAAGCGGCTTAAACCCAAGCCCAAGACTGCCTGA
- the LOC127785219 gene encoding pyrophosphate--fructose 6-phosphate 1-phosphotransferase subunit alpha-like isoform X1, producing MESGVKFLLVSSEGQETAGAPKTRRARREMSMNADLGKPRELTGLQKRRALHQPELPPCLQGKAIRVEFGDSTTTIDPTCANMVAQEFPNTFGQPLVHFLKPNKMDAQANYEHPPIRVGVVFSGRQSPGGHNVIWGVYDAMKTQNLQSVLLGFIGGTEGLFANQTLEITDDALSAYRNQGGFDFLGRTVDQIHTTEQVNAAMSTCCDLDLDGLVIIGGVTSNSDAAQLAETFANHNCKTKVVGVPVSLNGDLKNQFVETTVGFDTVCKVNSQLISNVCLDAISAGKVNSIIVYHNKLGILGSLIIYLIYIISLQYYHFVRVMGWKASHVALECALQSQPNMVILGEEVAFSKLTLKEIISKICDGVQARAAQEKYHGVLLISEGLIESIPEMFALIQEINILHSNKVPENNIPSQLSPWATALYNYLPPFIRRELLLHQDSDNSAQLSQIDTEQLLAHLVEAEMNKRMKEGKYIGRKFSSVCHFFGYQARGSLPSNFDCDYAYVLGHICMHILAAGLNGYMAFATNMKEPTNKWRCAAVPLTAMMSVKRHSRSPGAVPTGKPVIHPSPVDLQGKAYALLREKASSFLLDDFYRTPGGIQFDGSGADVKPITLTVEDQDYLGDIKLLQDYLEKVRNIVKPGCSREILKAAISSMSSVKDVLKVMSAPFYAELPLFNLN from the exons ATGGAATCTGGGGTCAAATTTCTGTTGGTGTCATCAGAGGGCCAAGAAACTGCAGGAGCACCAAAAA CAAGAAGAGCAAGAAGGGAGATGTCCATGAACGCGGACCTCGGCAAGCCGAGGGAGCTCACCGGATTGCAGAAGAGGAGGGCTCTGCATCAGCCGGAGCTGCCTCCATGCCTTCAG GGAAAGGCCATCAGAGTGGAGTTTGGCGATTCGACGACGACCATCGACCCGACATGTGCAAATATGGTTGCGCAGGAATTTCCCAACACCTTTGGTCAGCCTCTGGTACATTTCCTGAAGCCGAACAAGATGGACGCGCAAGCCAACTATGAACATCCACCAATCAG GGTTGGTGTGGTGTTCTCTGGGAGGCAATCGCCAGGGGGGCACAATGTGATATGGGGCGTCTATGATGCTATGAAAACTCAAAATCTACAAAGTGTTTTGCTTGGATTTATTG GTGGCACAGAAGGCCTATTTGCAAATCAGACATTGGAGATCACAGATGATGCTCTTTCAGCATATAGAAACCAAG GTGGTTTTGATTTTCTCGGCAGAACTGTTGATCAAATCCACACAACTGAGCAAGTGAATGCTGCAATGTCAACATGCTGTGACCTTGACTTGGATGGCCTCGTCATCATTGGAG GGGTGACCTCCAATTCAGATGCTGCTCAGCTTGCAGAAACATTTGCCAATCACAACTGTAAGACAAAG GTTGTAGGTGTGCCTGTTTCATTAAATGGTGATCTCAAGAATCAGTTTGTTGAGACAACTGTTGGTTTTGATACAGTGTGCAAG GTGAATTCCCAACTTATAAGTAATGTTTGCCTCGATGCAATCTCAGCTGGGAAGGTAAATTCTATTATAGTCTATCATAATAAATTGGGCATATTAGGATCACTTAttatttatctaatttatataaTTTCCCTGCAGTACTACCATTTTGTCCGTGTGATGGGTTGGAAAGCATCTCATGTTGCCTTGGAGTGTGCACTTCAATCACAACCAAATATG GTTATTTTAGGGGAAGAAGTGGCATTTTCCAAGCTCACTTTGAAGGAAATTATAAGCAAGATATGTGATGGAGTGCAAGCAAGGGCAGCACAAG AGAAGTACCATGGTGTATTACTTATTTCGGAGGGACTAATCGAAAGCATTCCAGAAATGTTTGCACTTATTCAG GAAATTAATATTCTCCACAGCAATAAAGTTCCTGAGAACAACATTCCATCTCAACTTTCTCCATGGGCTACTGCCTTGTATAATTACTTGCCTCCTTTCATAAGAAGAGAG TTGCTACTACATCAAGACTCCGATAACTCAGCACAATTATCCCAG ATTGATACTGAGCAACTCTTAGCTCATTTAGTAGAAGCAGAAATGAACAAGCGAATG AAAGAGGGGAAATACATTGGAAGGAAATTCAGCTCAGTTTGCCACTTCTTCGGGTATCAAGCGCGGGGATCCCTACCATCAAACTTCGATTGTGATTATGCCTAT GTTCTTGGTCATATCTGCATGCACATACTAGCAGCTGGGCTGAATGGCTACATGGCTTTTGCAACAAATATGAAGGAACCAACAAACAAATGGCGATGCGCTGCCGTTCCTCTAACA GCAATGATGAGTGTGAAGAGGCACTCACGCAGTCCTGGAGCTGTTCCTACTGGAAAGCCAGTTATCCATCCTTCTCCAGTTGACCTGCAAGGGAAGGCTTATGC GCTCCTGAGAGAGAAAGCCTCGAGCTTCCTGTTAGATGATTTCTACAGAACTCCAGGGGGCATTCAATTTGATGGATCTGGAGCAGATGTTAAGCCAATCACACTGACTGTTGAAGACCAAGACTACCTGGGTGACATTAAGCTACTGCAAGACTACTTGGAGAAG
- the LOC127785108 gene encoding GPI-anchored protein LLG1-like yields the protein MSLHARVALFAAALAAVLAASTAGFISNEAVGASSAASGGAGRSLLQAKKDCPVNFEEANYTVITSRCKGPMYPPALCCQALKDLACPFTAYINDAQTTCAASMFSYINLYGKYPPGLFANTCKEGANGLECPEDTPQMKPGEDKAASSAATIVAAVARPVLAAVSAFLMLIVS from the exons ATGTCTCTGCACGCTCGCGTCGcgctcttcgccgccgcgctcgccgccgtcctcgccgcctccaccgccggcttcATCTCAA ATGAGGCGGTGGGcgcatcgtcggcggcgagcggcggcgcggggcggagCTTGCTGCAGGCGAAGAAGGATTGCCCGGTGAACTTCGAGGAGGCGAACTACACGGTGATCACGAGCAGGTGCAAGGGGCCGATGTACCCGCCGGCGCTGTGCTGCCAGGCGCTCAAGGACCTGGCGTGCCCCTTCACCGCCTACATCAACGACGCCCAGACCACCTGCGCCGCCTCCATGTTCAGCTACATCAACCTCTACGGCAAGTACCCGCCGGGCCTCTTCGCCAACACCTGCAAGGAGGGCGCCAATGGCCTCGAGTGCCCCGAGGACACCCCCCAGATGAAGCCCGGCGAGGACaaggccgcctcctccgccgccaccattgtcgccgccgtcgcgcggcccgtgctcgccgccgtgtccgcGTTCTTGATGCTTATCGTGTCCTGA
- the LOC127785219 gene encoding pyrophosphate--fructose 6-phosphate 1-phosphotransferase subunit alpha-like isoform X2, with amino-acid sequence MESGVKFLLVSSEGQETAGAPKTRRARREMSMNADLGKPRELTGLQKRRALHQPELPPCLQGKAIRVEFGDSTTTIDPTCANMVAQEFPNTFGQPLVHFLKPNKMDAQANYEHPPIRVGVVFSGRQSPGGHNVIWGVYDAMKTQNLQSVLLGFIGGTEGLFANQTLEITDDALSAYRNQGGFDFLGRTVDQIHTTEQVNAAMSTCCDLDLDGLVIIGGVTSNSDAAQLAETFANHNCKTKVVGVPVSLNGDLKNQFVETTVGFDTVCKVNSQLISNVCLDAISAGKYYHFVRVMGWKASHVALECALQSQPNMVILGEEVAFSKLTLKEIISKICDGVQARAAQEKYHGVLLISEGLIESIPEMFALIQEINILHSNKVPENNIPSQLSPWATALYNYLPPFIRRELLLHQDSDNSAQLSQIDTEQLLAHLVEAEMNKRMKEGKYIGRKFSSVCHFFGYQARGSLPSNFDCDYAYVLGHICMHILAAGLNGYMAFATNMKEPTNKWRCAAVPLTAMMSVKRHSRSPGAVPTGKPVIHPSPVDLQGKAYALLREKASSFLLDDFYRTPGGIQFDGSGADVKPITLTVEDQDYLGDIKLLQDYLEKVRNIVKPGCSREILKAAISSMSSVKDVLKVMSAPFYAELPLFNLN; translated from the exons ATGGAATCTGGGGTCAAATTTCTGTTGGTGTCATCAGAGGGCCAAGAAACTGCAGGAGCACCAAAAA CAAGAAGAGCAAGAAGGGAGATGTCCATGAACGCGGACCTCGGCAAGCCGAGGGAGCTCACCGGATTGCAGAAGAGGAGGGCTCTGCATCAGCCGGAGCTGCCTCCATGCCTTCAG GGAAAGGCCATCAGAGTGGAGTTTGGCGATTCGACGACGACCATCGACCCGACATGTGCAAATATGGTTGCGCAGGAATTTCCCAACACCTTTGGTCAGCCTCTGGTACATTTCCTGAAGCCGAACAAGATGGACGCGCAAGCCAACTATGAACATCCACCAATCAG GGTTGGTGTGGTGTTCTCTGGGAGGCAATCGCCAGGGGGGCACAATGTGATATGGGGCGTCTATGATGCTATGAAAACTCAAAATCTACAAAGTGTTTTGCTTGGATTTATTG GTGGCACAGAAGGCCTATTTGCAAATCAGACATTGGAGATCACAGATGATGCTCTTTCAGCATATAGAAACCAAG GTGGTTTTGATTTTCTCGGCAGAACTGTTGATCAAATCCACACAACTGAGCAAGTGAATGCTGCAATGTCAACATGCTGTGACCTTGACTTGGATGGCCTCGTCATCATTGGAG GGGTGACCTCCAATTCAGATGCTGCTCAGCTTGCAGAAACATTTGCCAATCACAACTGTAAGACAAAG GTTGTAGGTGTGCCTGTTTCATTAAATGGTGATCTCAAGAATCAGTTTGTTGAGACAACTGTTGGTTTTGATACAGTGTGCAAG GTGAATTCCCAACTTATAAGTAATGTTTGCCTCGATGCAATCTCAGCTGGGAAG TACTACCATTTTGTCCGTGTGATGGGTTGGAAAGCATCTCATGTTGCCTTGGAGTGTGCACTTCAATCACAACCAAATATG GTTATTTTAGGGGAAGAAGTGGCATTTTCCAAGCTCACTTTGAAGGAAATTATAAGCAAGATATGTGATGGAGTGCAAGCAAGGGCAGCACAAG AGAAGTACCATGGTGTATTACTTATTTCGGAGGGACTAATCGAAAGCATTCCAGAAATGTTTGCACTTATTCAG GAAATTAATATTCTCCACAGCAATAAAGTTCCTGAGAACAACATTCCATCTCAACTTTCTCCATGGGCTACTGCCTTGTATAATTACTTGCCTCCTTTCATAAGAAGAGAG TTGCTACTACATCAAGACTCCGATAACTCAGCACAATTATCCCAG ATTGATACTGAGCAACTCTTAGCTCATTTAGTAGAAGCAGAAATGAACAAGCGAATG AAAGAGGGGAAATACATTGGAAGGAAATTCAGCTCAGTTTGCCACTTCTTCGGGTATCAAGCGCGGGGATCCCTACCATCAAACTTCGATTGTGATTATGCCTAT GTTCTTGGTCATATCTGCATGCACATACTAGCAGCTGGGCTGAATGGCTACATGGCTTTTGCAACAAATATGAAGGAACCAACAAACAAATGGCGATGCGCTGCCGTTCCTCTAACA GCAATGATGAGTGTGAAGAGGCACTCACGCAGTCCTGGAGCTGTTCCTACTGGAAAGCCAGTTATCCATCCTTCTCCAGTTGACCTGCAAGGGAAGGCTTATGC GCTCCTGAGAGAGAAAGCCTCGAGCTTCCTGTTAGATGATTTCTACAGAACTCCAGGGGGCATTCAATTTGATGGATCTGGAGCAGATGTTAAGCCAATCACACTGACTGTTGAAGACCAAGACTACCTGGGTGACATTAAGCTACTGCAAGACTACTTGGAGAAG